In the genome of Streptomyces sp. V2I9, one region contains:
- a CDS encoding DNRLRE domain-containing protein produces the protein MSRLRPVAAAVALTMAFEATVIVGTANLAMGVERSAAPAGKAVGAKDLGSPTAGSVAAARLKAKIQNRRIEALDVRTETSTVYVNPNGSVTEEAYAGPVRFKDDRGKWQDVDISLQRLGDSSIEARGHPHGLRLAGRSAAPKGLKSTGRKTATAGVPLVTLEGRTGQRIQLGWYGALPAPEIEGEENTIARYRDALPSADLLIESTRSGYEQFLELKNRSAVDASGAIAYSLTAKGLTAKANPDGSVSFKDAKGRPVGTMPAPVMWDARVDASSGEHERTAPVAVRVVQDGDTVTLTLTPDAKFLADPSTRFPVTIDPAISVGAGFDTFVQQGYTTDQSASTDLKLGNNGSSQVARSFLSFPMKNITGKQVTAAKLNLFSYHSWSCTPASWEVWSTGSAGTGSRWTEQPAWTTKYATSTQTKGFSSACNDGWVNADVTSLAKAWAGNGNGSNHLGLRATNESDPAGWKRFNSGNAASNTPYLSVTYNSVPDLPTLIAPAAGAATNDTTPTLSAKSLDGDGSPVTLNYEVWTSTGTSALRTGNSAAGASGAQADWTPTALPAGSYKWRVRATDGSATSAWSTFRTLVVDTTAPAATTVASGDFPAGQWSGTPDGNGDFGGDFTLDPPATDVTSVQWQLDGGAWQSIATTGSAVTAAPVFRAGKHTLAARSRDAAGNVSATTSFTFFAGSGAALLSPGQGDRPARRTVLSGQGKTSDTGVRYQYRRGETDAWKDVPLADVRHRADNTALASWPAAVTGGLPEALVWNITSSLAEDGPIHVRAVFTDGTSTDASPATSITVDRKAGAAPTQDVGPGAVNMLTGDFVLTETDTSAFGLTAGRTASSRRPSEGGQQEGQVAIFGPQWTAGAAAELSATESLYLRKTSNTSVAVVDIDGEETGFTATSGGGWKPEEGAEALTLTGSLTGSFTLKDTEGTVSQFTKIDTAATIWQLSQSSLPTDNSTTSLISEKVVVGNAVLARPKYVIAPTSAVTNATCAATPSTKGCRILEYQYATTTTATGSTTGDYAGQVARIRLWSTDPGAANATATVVSNYAYDASGRLREQWDPRVSPALKTYYTYDGAGRVITQTPPGELPWTFSYGKAGSSAVAGDGMLLSVSRPTLKPGSKDETDGGTSATSLVYDVPLSGDKAPNQLSPAEARTWGQTDAPTDATAVFPADQVPTSHNGNDLGAADYDKATTTYTNASGLQVNTGLPGRHLTTTQYDSFGNVVLELGATNRELALGNADYQVTTQSELGILADSPPERAHKLATVSEFSADGKRLLQQYGPLHLVTLTHQLQGDADSPTITAGTQVAAREHAITRYDEGRPTDGSARVADQPTTTATGAFVEGYPNDGDVRTTTTRYDWAKGLPTATVTDPNGLKLTRSSEFDAQGRIVKNMQPKSNGADAGTVVSRYWAAGGTGDCAGRPEWADLLCSSGPAGKIAGGGSNPDELPTKTLEYNRLGQVAKVTETANGVTRTTVTTYDAAGRGTKSTITGGVGTAVPTQTITYDPANGQAVTVSDGAGTVRHVTDRLGREISYDDGAGNVTRTEYDRRDRVTRKTDSVPSETTYSYDSLTGLPTGMHDSALGSTGDVTAFYDSDGRLYKQKLPWNMSVEYNLDPTGNETSRFWHWESGWTVQGESISENIHGQVVSRTTYTGGGAYQSYSYDAAGRLTKADDTQVGVTTHRGYGFDANTNRTSLVTTVDDVDGGAPTVTTTDSTYDTADRLIAAGTVYDAFGRTTAQRSGAQNSYFANDLVRQITAGSERTTWDLDAAGRLASFTTENKDDNGTWSTASTKRNHYGSDGDNPTWISEGDSRITRNLSDLTGDLIATTSATGDVVLQLTNIHGDVATQIPLVDATTPVVNSYDEYGNRLPGTDPARYGWIGAERRSSETPSTATLMGVRLYDSATGRFLSTDRVVGGNASSYDYCFGDPVNCYDVSGNYAIGGLVPEAAICALFFLWCADMIYVTSWALSEAKKRYSNGAKQNAYRHCIWQAMLTWSVGSNLAKALGNAHERNAGKSAAAKRDSKADSYNNTVGRSVGRKITAWTYGKAKQTACRLCKDKVKKHKLKSNAKGKTWV, from the coding sequence TTGAGCCGCCTGCGTCCGGTGGCCGCGGCCGTCGCGCTGACGATGGCGTTCGAAGCCACCGTCATCGTCGGAACGGCCAACCTGGCGATGGGCGTCGAGCGTTCGGCCGCCCCTGCCGGCAAGGCCGTCGGCGCGAAGGACCTCGGGTCCCCGACCGCGGGGTCGGTGGCAGCCGCACGCCTGAAGGCGAAGATCCAGAACCGTCGGATCGAAGCGCTGGACGTACGTACCGAGACCTCGACGGTGTACGTGAACCCGAACGGTTCGGTGACCGAGGAGGCATACGCCGGGCCGGTCCGGTTCAAGGACGACCGGGGCAAGTGGCAGGACGTCGACATCTCCTTGCAGCGGCTCGGGGACAGTTCGATCGAGGCCCGCGGACACCCCCACGGGCTGCGCCTGGCCGGCCGGAGCGCGGCCCCCAAGGGGCTGAAGAGCACCGGCAGGAAGACCGCTACGGCCGGCGTCCCCCTGGTGACGCTCGAGGGCCGGACCGGTCAGCGCATCCAGCTGGGCTGGTACGGGGCGCTGCCCGCACCGGAGATCGAGGGCGAGGAGAACACCATCGCCCGGTACCGGGACGCCCTCCCCTCCGCGGACCTCCTGATCGAGTCGACGCGGAGCGGCTACGAGCAGTTCCTGGAGCTGAAGAATCGTTCCGCCGTGGACGCGAGCGGTGCCATCGCCTACAGCCTCACCGCCAAGGGTCTGACCGCGAAGGCGAACCCGGACGGATCGGTCTCCTTCAAGGACGCCAAGGGCAGGCCCGTGGGAACCATGCCCGCGCCCGTGATGTGGGACGCGAGGGTGGACGCGTCGTCCGGTGAGCATGAGCGCACCGCCCCGGTGGCGGTGAGGGTGGTCCAGGACGGCGACACCGTCACCTTGACTCTGACGCCGGACGCGAAGTTCCTGGCCGACCCCTCGACGCGGTTCCCCGTGACGATCGATCCCGCGATCAGCGTAGGGGCCGGCTTCGACACCTTCGTCCAACAGGGCTACACGACCGACCAGTCGGCCTCGACGGACCTCAAGCTCGGCAACAACGGTTCCTCGCAGGTGGCCCGGTCGTTCCTCTCGTTCCCGATGAAGAACATCACGGGCAAGCAGGTCACAGCGGCGAAGCTGAACCTGTTCTCGTACCACTCCTGGTCCTGCACCCCGGCCAGCTGGGAGGTGTGGTCGACCGGATCCGCCGGTACCGGGTCGCGCTGGACCGAGCAACCGGCCTGGACGACGAAGTACGCCACCAGCACCCAGACCAAGGGCTTCTCCAGCGCCTGCAACGACGGCTGGGTGAACGCGGACGTGACCTCGCTGGCGAAGGCGTGGGCGGGGAACGGCAACGGAAGCAACCACCTGGGACTGCGGGCCACGAACGAGAGCGACCCGGCCGGCTGGAAGCGCTTCAACTCCGGCAACGCCGCCTCCAACACCCCTTATCTGTCGGTGACCTACAACTCCGTCCCCGATCTGCCGACCCTCATAGCCCCGGCTGCCGGAGCCGCCACCAACGACACCACCCCGACGCTCTCGGCGAAGTCCCTGGACGGTGACGGCTCGCCGGTCACCCTGAACTACGAGGTGTGGACCTCCACCGGCACCTCCGCCCTGCGCACCGGCAACAGCGCGGCGGGCGCCTCGGGCGCCCAGGCGGACTGGACGCCCACCGCACTGCCGGCCGGCTCCTACAAGTGGCGGGTGCGGGCCACCGACGGCTCCGCCACCAGCGCCTGGTCGACGTTCCGCACCCTGGTCGTGGACACCACGGCCCCTGCCGCGACCACGGTCGCCTCGGGCGACTTCCCCGCCGGACAGTGGTCCGGAACCCCGGACGGCAACGGGGACTTCGGCGGCGACTTCACCCTCGATCCCCCGGCCACGGACGTGACGTCGGTCCAGTGGCAGCTGGACGGCGGGGCGTGGCAGTCGATCGCCACCACCGGCTCGGCAGTGACGGCCGCACCGGTCTTCCGCGCGGGCAAGCACACCCTGGCGGCACGCTCCAGGGACGCCGCCGGCAATGTCTCCGCCACCACCTCGTTCACCTTCTTCGCCGGCTCGGGTGCGGCCCTGCTCTCGCCGGGCCAGGGCGACCGTCCGGCACGGCGGACCGTGCTGTCCGGGCAGGGCAAGACCTCCGACACCGGGGTGCGCTACCAGTACCGGCGCGGCGAGACCGATGCCTGGAAGGACGTCCCGCTCGCGGATGTGCGCCACCGGGCGGACAACACCGCCCTCGCCTCCTGGCCGGCCGCGGTGACCGGTGGCCTTCCCGAGGCGCTGGTGTGGAACATCACCAGCAGCCTCGCCGAGGACGGTCCCATCCACGTCCGTGCGGTCTTCACCGACGGCACCAGCACCGACGCCTCCCCCGCCACCTCGATCACCGTCGACCGGAAGGCGGGCGCAGCGCCCACCCAGGACGTCGGTCCGGGTGCCGTCAACATGCTCACCGGCGACTTCGTGCTGACCGAGACGGACACGTCGGCCTTCGGTCTGACGGCCGGCCGCACGGCTTCCTCGCGCCGGCCCTCCGAGGGCGGACAGCAGGAGGGCCAGGTGGCCATCTTCGGTCCCCAGTGGACCGCGGGCGCTGCCGCGGAGCTCTCCGCCACCGAATCGCTGTACCTGCGCAAGACGTCGAACACCTCGGTCGCGGTGGTGGACATCGACGGCGAGGAGACCGGGTTCACCGCGACGAGCGGAGGCGGCTGGAAGCCCGAGGAGGGCGCCGAGGCCCTCACGCTGACGGGCAGCCTGACGGGCTCCTTCACCCTCAAGGACACCGAGGGAACCGTCTCCCAGTTCACCAAGATCGATACGGCCGCCACGATCTGGCAGCTCTCCCAGAGCAGTCTCCCCACGGACAACTCCACGACCTCTCTGATCTCGGAGAAGGTCGTCGTGGGCAACGCCGTCCTGGCGCGCCCGAAGTACGTGATCGCCCCCACCTCGGCGGTCACCAACGCCACGTGTGCGGCGACCCCTTCCACCAAGGGCTGCCGGATCCTGGAGTACCAGTACGCCACCACGACCACGGCGACCGGGAGCACGACGGGCGACTACGCCGGGCAGGTCGCCCGCATCCGCCTGTGGTCCACCGACCCCGGCGCGGCGAACGCCACGGCCACGGTGGTGTCGAACTACGCGTACGACGCCTCGGGACGCCTGCGCGAGCAGTGGGACCCGCGGGTCTCCCCCGCGCTGAAGACGTACTACACCTACGACGGCGCGGGCCGCGTGATCACCCAGACCCCGCCGGGCGAGCTGCCGTGGACCTTCTCGTACGGCAAGGCCGGCTCCAGCGCGGTCGCCGGCGACGGCATGCTGCTCTCCGTGTCCCGGCCGACCCTGAAGCCGGGCAGCAAGGACGAGACCGACGGCGGCACCTCGGCCACCTCACTGGTCTACGACGTGCCGCTCTCCGGCGACAAGGCGCCCAACCAGCTCTCCCCGGCCGAAGCCAGGACGTGGGGCCAGACGGACGCGCCGACGGACGCCACCGCCGTCTTCCCGGCCGACCAGGTGCCCACCTCGCACAACGGGAACGACCTCGGAGCCGCCGACTACGACAAGGCGACCACCACCTACACCAATGCCTCGGGCCTCCAGGTCAACACGGGCCTGCCCGGCCGCCACCTGACCACCACCCAGTACGACTCCTTCGGCAACGTCGTCCTGGAGCTGGGTGCCACCAACCGCGAACTCGCACTCGGCAACGCCGACTACCAGGTCACCACACAGAGCGAACTCGGCATCCTCGCCGATTCGCCGCCGGAACGTGCCCACAAGCTGGCCACGGTCTCGGAGTTCTCCGCCGACGGCAAGCGGCTGCTGCAGCAGTACGGCCCGCTCCACCTGGTCACCCTGACCCACCAGCTCCAGGGCGACGCCGACAGCCCCACCATCACGGCCGGAACCCAGGTGGCCGCGCGCGAGCACGCCATCACCCGGTACGACGAAGGCCGTCCCACCGATGGATCGGCCCGGGTGGCGGACCAGCCGACCACCACGGCGACCGGAGCGTTCGTCGAGGGCTACCCGAACGACGGTGATGTCCGTACCACCACCACCCGTTACGACTGGGCCAAGGGTCTTCCCACCGCCACGGTCACGGACCCGAACGGGCTCAAGCTGACCCGTTCCTCCGAATTCGACGCCCAGGGCCGCATCGTGAAGAACATGCAGCCCAAGTCCAACGGAGCGGACGCCGGGACGGTGGTTTCCCGTTACTGGGCCGCGGGCGGGACCGGCGACTGCGCCGGGCGCCCTGAATGGGCGGACCTGCTCTGCTCCAGCGGCCCGGCGGGCAAGATCGCCGGTGGCGGCTCGAACCCCGACGAACTGCCCACCAAGACCCTGGAGTACAACCGCCTGGGCCAGGTGGCCAAGGTCACCGAGACCGCCAACGGGGTGACGCGCACCACGGTCACCACCTATGACGCGGCCGGGCGCGGAACGAAGAGCACGATCACGGGAGGGGTCGGCACCGCTGTACCGACGCAGACCATCACCTACGACCCGGCCAACGGGCAGGCCGTCACCGTCTCGGACGGGGCCGGCACCGTGCGCCACGTCACCGACAGGCTGGGCCGTGAGATCTCGTACGACGACGGTGCGGGCAATGTCACGCGCACCGAGTACGACCGCCGTGACCGGGTGACGCGGAAGACCGACTCGGTTCCCTCGGAGACCACCTACAGCTACGACAGTCTGACCGGTCTGCCGACCGGAATGCACGACTCCGCGCTCGGGAGCACGGGCGACGTCACCGCCTTCTACGACTCCGACGGTCGCCTCTACAAGCAGAAGCTGCCGTGGAACATGAGCGTCGAGTACAACCTCGACCCCACGGGGAACGAGACCTCACGCTTCTGGCACTGGGAGTCCGGCTGGACCGTCCAGGGTGAGTCGATCAGTGAGAACATCCACGGCCAGGTCGTCTCCCGCACCACCTACACGGGGGGCGGCGCGTACCAGAGCTACTCCTACGACGCGGCAGGGCGCCTGACCAAGGCCGACGACACCCAGGTCGGTGTCACCACCCATCGCGGCTACGGGTTCGACGCCAACACCAACCGAACGTCCCTGGTGACCACGGTCGACGACGTGGACGGCGGCGCACCCACCGTGACGACGACCGATTCCACGTACGACACAGCCGACAGGCTGATCGCCGCCGGTACGGTCTACGACGCCTTCGGCCGCACCACCGCCCAGCGGAGCGGAGCCCAGAACTCCTACTTCGCCAACGATCTCGTCCGCCAGATCACGGCGGGCTCCGAGCGCACCACCTGGGACCTCGACGCGGCCGGCCGGCTCGCCTCGTTCACGACCGAGAACAAGGACGACAACGGGACCTGGTCGACGGCCTCGACCAAGCGCAACCACTACGGGTCCGACGGAGACAACCCCACGTGGATCAGCGAGGGCGACAGCAGGATCACCCGGAACCTGTCGGACCTGACGGGAGACCTGATCGCCACGACCAGCGCCACCGGTGACGTGGTGCTCCAGCTCACCAACATCCACGGCGACGTGGCCACCCAGATTCCGCTGGTGGACGCCACGACTCCGGTGGTCAACAGCTACGACGAGTACGGCAACCGCCTTCCCGGCACCGACCCGGCCCGGTACGGCTGGATCGGCGCGGAGCGACGCTCCTCGGAGACGCCGAGCACCGCCACGCTGATGGGGGTCCGCCTGTACGACTCGGCCACGGGCCGGTTCCTGTCCACCGACCGTGTCGTGGGAGGCAACGCCAGCTCCTACGACTACTGCTTCGGTGACCCGGTGAACTGCTACGACGTCAGCGGGAACTACGCCATCGGCGGGCTCGTACCGGAAGCCGCGATCTGTGCTCTGTTCTTCCTGTGGTGCGCGGACATGATCTACGTAACCAGCTGGGCGCTCAGCGAGGCCAAGAAGAGGTATTCGAACGGAGCGAAGCAGAACGCCTACCGCCACTGCATCTGGCAGGCGATGCTCACCTGGTCGGTCGGGTCGAACCTGGCCAAGGCCCTGGGCAACGCGCATGAGAGGAACGCCGGCAAATCCGCGGCGGCGAAGCGCGACTCCAAGGCCGACTCCTACAACAACACGGTCGGCAGGAGTGTGGGAAGAAAGATCACTGCCTGGACCTACGGCAAGGCGAAGCAGACCGCCTGCCGGCTCTGCAAGGACAAGGTCAAGAAGCACAAGCTGAAGTCGAACGCCAAGGGGAAGACATGGGTCTGA
- a CDS encoding peptidoglycan recognition family protein codes for MKLPLPSRRHVLLAGAGGLAAAALPGTAHALTRARARDVVEPDIDSTVQWKARAPQGPIALVGKRPTMIVVHHTVSANTSDLSRAQAHRHAHWVQDLHMDKNGWSDTGYHFLVSRGGWITEGRHQSLGTLRGGRDFVMGAHTSGQNGVGLGIANEGAYHDGAQPPSAQWEVLVALCAYACHQYGIAPSRIYGHKDFGDTLCPGVLHDRLPQLRSEVAASTG; via the coding sequence GTGAAGCTCCCCCTTCCGTCCCGTCGCCACGTTCTGCTCGCCGGGGCCGGTGGTCTGGCCGCCGCCGCCCTCCCCGGTACGGCCCACGCCCTCACCCGCGCCCGCGCCCGCGACGTCGTCGAACCGGACATCGACAGCACGGTCCAGTGGAAGGCCCGCGCGCCGCAGGGCCCGATCGCGCTGGTGGGGAAGCGGCCGACGATGATCGTCGTGCACCACACGGTCAGTGCCAACACCTCGGACCTCTCCCGCGCCCAGGCCCACCGCCACGCCCACTGGGTGCAGGACCTGCACATGGACAAGAACGGGTGGAGCGACACCGGTTACCACTTCCTCGTCAGCCGGGGCGGCTGGATCACCGAGGGCCGCCACCAGAGCCTCGGCACGCTGCGCGGCGGACGGGACTTCGTCATGGGCGCGCACACCTCGGGCCAGAACGGCGTGGGCCTCGGGATCGCCAACGAGGGCGCGTACCACGACGGCGCTCAGCCACCGAGCGCCCAGTGGGAGGTCCTGGTGGCGCTGTGCGCGTACGCCTGCCACCAGTACGGCATCGCGCCGAGCCGCATCTACGGTCACAAGGACTTCGGCGACACGCTCTGTCCAGGGGTGCTGCACGACAGGCTGCCGCAACTGCGCAGCGAGGTCGCCGCGAGCACGGGCTGA
- a CDS encoding lysozyme, whose protein sequence is MSAYRSPSRRLKRSRRALTAAGALGAAAALILTGAGPAAAAPPAPDQPVRQGQAWMGAGTRIEQGPASTAAGGVTPMDTSGVQGIDVSHWQGAINWGSVKAAGIDFAYMKATEGTSFKDSRFSANYTGSYNAGLIRGAYHFARPDISNGATQAGYFASNGGGWSRDGKTLPGVLDIEHNPYGAMCYGLSTTQMRTWINDFYNTYKARTTRDVVIYTTASWWNTCTGSWTGMSTKSPLWIAHWGVASPNVPSGFPTWTIWQYTATGRVGGVSGDVDRNKFNGTMTRLQALANNTA, encoded by the coding sequence ATGTCCGCGTACCGTTCTCCGTCCCGCCGTCTCAAGAGATCCAGGAGGGCCCTGACCGCAGCCGGTGCCCTCGGCGCCGCCGCCGCGCTCATCCTCACCGGCGCGGGCCCGGCCGCCGCCGCGCCGCCCGCGCCCGACCAGCCGGTCCGGCAGGGGCAGGCGTGGATGGGGGCGGGCACCCGTATCGAGCAGGGCCCCGCGTCCACGGCCGCGGGCGGCGTGACGCCGATGGACACCAGCGGTGTCCAGGGCATCGACGTCTCCCACTGGCAGGGAGCGATCAACTGGGGGTCGGTGAAGGCCGCGGGCATCGACTTCGCCTACATGAAGGCCACCGAGGGTACGAGCTTCAAGGACAGCCGCTTCAGCGCGAACTACACCGGCTCCTACAACGCCGGCCTGATCCGGGGCGCGTACCACTTCGCCCGCCCCGACATCTCCAACGGCGCGACGCAGGCGGGCTACTTCGCGAGCAACGGCGGTGGCTGGTCCAGGGACGGCAAGACCCTCCCCGGTGTGCTGGACATCGAGCACAACCCGTACGGAGCCATGTGCTACGGCCTCTCCACCACGCAGATGCGCACCTGGATCAACGACTTCTACAACACCTACAAGGCCCGCACCACGCGGGACGTCGTCATCTACACCACGGCCAGCTGGTGGAACACCTGCACCGGGAGCTGGACCGGCATGTCCACCAAGTCCCCGCTCTGGATCGCCCATTGGGGCGTCGCCAGTCCGAACGTCCCCAGTGGGTTCCCCACATGGACGATCTGGCAGTACACGGCCACCGGCCGGGTCGGCGGAGTCTCCGGCGACGTGGACCGCAACAAGTTCAACGGCACCATGACCCGGCTCCAGGCCCTCGCCAACAACACGGCGTAA
- a CDS encoding RNHCP domain-containing protein, translating into MPSPSPMSSLDTFTCVRCGLTVAAYAPDGSRRNHCPSCLHSQHLVDHVEGGRSDCEGRMAPISIAVLRTGDWMVVHRCTRCDELTSNPVCGDDNQLILMRMAVRPLAQPPFPLEAFGDL; encoded by the coding sequence ATGCCCTCCCCTTCCCCGATGTCCTCCCTGGACACCTTCACCTGCGTCCGCTGCGGACTTACCGTCGCCGCGTACGCGCCCGACGGCAGCCGGCGCAACCACTGCCCGAGCTGCCTGCACTCCCAGCACCTCGTCGACCACGTCGAGGGCGGCCGCTCCGACTGCGAGGGCCGGATGGCCCCGATCTCGATCGCGGTGCTGCGGACCGGCGACTGGATGGTCGTCCACCGCTGCACCCGGTGCGACGAGCTGACCTCGAACCCGGTCTGCGGGGACGACAACCAGCTGATCCTGATGCGGATGGCCGTACGTCCGCTGGCCCAGCCGCCGTTTCCGCTCGAAGCCTTCGGTGACCTGTGA
- a CDS encoding RNHCP domain-containing protein: MTRRGPRRSSERRPQRPKDVLHGPAGARGDAFRCVGCRLDVPLTAPGTAHRNHCPSCLVSLHVDGRVPGDRAAGCRGRMVALSLSVRQDGEWMLIHHCLACGRLSANRIAGDDNALALIRLALRPLADVGVPTRAMLAL, translated from the coding sequence ATGACGCGGCGCGGACCCCGGCGGTCCTCGGAGCGCCGTCCGCAACGGCCCAAGGACGTGCTGCACGGCCCTGCGGGGGCGCGCGGCGACGCGTTCCGGTGCGTCGGCTGCCGGCTCGACGTGCCGCTCACGGCGCCGGGCACCGCCCACCGGAATCACTGCCCGTCCTGTCTGGTCAGCCTGCACGTGGACGGCAGGGTGCCGGGTGACCGGGCGGCGGGGTGCCGCGGGCGGATGGTGGCGCTGAGCCTGTCCGTGCGGCAGGACGGGGAGTGGATGCTCATCCACCACTGCCTCGCGTGCGGACGGCTCAGCGCCAACCGCATCGCGGGCGACGACAACGCGCTGGCGCTCATCCGGCTGGCGCTGCGGCCGCTCGCGGACGTGGGCGTACCCACGCGGGCGATGCTCGCGCTGTGA
- a CDS encoding sugar phosphate isomerase/epimerase → MTHDLARLSINQETIKQWSLEELVEGCVKAGIGKVGLWRAPVQAYGVERTARLLSEAGLTVTSLCRGGFFTALEPADRARALDDNRAAIDEAAALSTDTLVLVSGGLPPGSRDLHGARERVADALAELAPYAAERGVRLAIEPLHPMYASDRCVVSTLGQALDLAERFPAERVGVVVDTYHLWWDDRALAEIARAGAGGRIHAFQLADWITPLPAGVLLGRGQLGDGSVDFRAFRSAVESAGFDGPIEVEIFNEALWPRDGAEVLADVTERYVQHAC, encoded by the coding sequence ATGACGCACGACCTCGCTCGCCTGAGCATTAATCAGGAAACCATCAAACAGTGGTCGTTGGAGGAGCTGGTCGAAGGCTGCGTCAAGGCGGGCATCGGCAAGGTGGGCCTGTGGCGCGCCCCCGTGCAGGCGTACGGCGTCGAGCGCACGGCGCGGCTCCTGTCCGAGGCCGGACTCACCGTCACCAGCCTCTGCCGGGGCGGCTTCTTCACCGCCCTCGAACCTGCCGACCGCGCCCGCGCCCTGGACGACAACCGGGCGGCGATCGACGAGGCCGCGGCCCTGTCCACCGACACCCTGGTCCTGGTCTCCGGCGGCCTCCCGCCCGGCAGCCGCGATCTCCACGGGGCGCGCGAACGGGTGGCGGACGCGCTGGCGGAGCTGGCCCCGTACGCCGCCGAGCGTGGGGTGCGCCTGGCGATCGAGCCCCTGCACCCGATGTACGCGTCCGACCGCTGCGTGGTCTCCACCCTCGGTCAGGCCCTGGACCTCGCGGAGCGCTTCCCGGCCGAGCGGGTCGGCGTGGTCGTCGACACCTACCACCTCTGGTGGGACGACCGGGCCTTGGCCGAGATCGCCCGCGCGGGGGCGGGCGGCCGTATCCACGCGTTCCAGTTGGCCGACTGGATCACTCCGCTGCCGGCGGGGGTTCTGCTGGGCCGTGGCCAACTGGGCGACGGGAGCGTGGACTTCCGCGCGTTCCGGAGCGCGGTGGAATCCGCCGGCTTCGACGGCCCGATCGAGGTGGAGATCTTCAACGAGGCGCTGTGGCCCCGCGACGGGGCGGAGGTCCTCGCGGACGTTACGGAGCGCTATGTGCAACATGCCTGTTGA
- a CDS encoding dihydrodipicolinate synthase family protein: protein MTTVIHLPQGPYTPRATPLDLPSGAAPTSRTVFSAAHVVADPYADTGPDGPAAVDWETTLAFRRHLWAHGLGVAEAMDTAQRGMGLDWAVAAELIRRSAAEARAVGGRIACGVGTDQLPDGGTPTLAEVTAAYEEQLALAEQHAVQPILMASRALARAARGPEDYLTTYAHLLRQASEPVILHWLGPLFDPALEGYWGSADLDAATGTFIEVVAEHPDKVDGVKISLLDAAREIDVRRRLPDGVRCYTGDDFHYPELIAGDERGFSHALLGIFDPLGPLAAHAVRVLDTGDVEGFRALLDPTVELSRHLFRHPTRFYKTGVVFLAWLAGHQDHFTMVGGLQSARSLPHLAKAYELADGIGLFLDPGLAAHRMRALLAVHGGAR, encoded by the coding sequence GTGACGACCGTGATCCACCTCCCGCAGGGGCCCTACACCCCCCGCGCCACCCCGCTCGACCTGCCGTCGGGGGCGGCGCCCACCTCCCGCACGGTCTTCTCCGCCGCGCACGTGGTCGCGGACCCGTACGCGGACACCGGCCCGGACGGTCCGGCCGCCGTCGACTGGGAGACCACGCTCGCCTTCCGCCGCCACCTGTGGGCCCATGGCCTCGGCGTCGCGGAGGCCATGGACACCGCACAGCGCGGGATGGGGCTGGACTGGGCGGTCGCGGCCGAACTGATCCGCCGGTCGGCCGCCGAGGCCAGGGCCGTGGGGGGCCGGATCGCCTGCGGCGTCGGCACCGACCAGCTCCCCGACGGCGGTACGCCCACCCTCGCCGAGGTCACGGCGGCGTACGAGGAGCAGTTGGCGCTGGCCGAACAGCACGCCGTCCAGCCGATCCTCATGGCCTCGCGCGCCCTCGCCCGCGCCGCCCGGGGCCCCGAGGACTACCTCACCACCTACGCCCACCTCCTGCGCCAGGCGTCCGAGCCGGTGATCCTGCACTGGCTGGGCCCCCTGTTCGACCCGGCCCTGGAGGGCTACTGGGGCAGCGCCGACCTCGACGCGGCCACCGGCACCTTCATCGAGGTCGTCGCCGAACACCCGGACAAGGTCGACGGCGTCAAGATCTCCCTCCTGGACGCGGCCCGTGAGATCGACGTCCGCCGCCGCCTGCCGGACGGGGTGCGCTGCTACACCGGTGACGACTTCCACTACCCCGAGCTGATCGCGGGCGACGAACGAGGCTTCAGCCACGCTCTGTTGGGCATCTTCGACCCACTGGGCCCGCTGGCCGCGCACGCGGTACGGGTGCTGGACACCGGGGACGTCGAGGGCTTCCGGGCCCTGCTGGACCCCACGGTCGAGCTGTCCCGCCACCTCTTCCGGCACCCCACCCGCTTCTACAAGACGGGCGTGGTGTTCCTGGCCTGGCTGGCCGGTCACCAGGACCACTTCACGATGGTGGGCGGACTCCAGTCGGCGCGCTCGCTGCCGCACCTGGCGAAGGCGTACGAACTGGCGGACGGTATCGGCCTGTTCCTCGATCCGGGGCTGGCGGCGCACCGTATGCGCGCCCTGCTCGCGGTCCACGGAGGCGCCCGATGA